One stretch of Oncorhynchus masou masou isolate Uvic2021 chromosome 9, UVic_Omas_1.1, whole genome shotgun sequence DNA includes these proteins:
- the LOC135546623 gene encoding calcium-binding protein 39-like: MPFPFGKSHKSPADIVKNLKDNMTVLEKHDISDKKAEKATEEVSKSLVAMKEILYGTNEKEPQTEAVAQLAQELYNSGLLSTLVADLQLIDFEGKKDVAQIFNNILRRQIGTRTPTVEYLCTQQNILFVLLKGYESPEIALNCGIMLRECIRHEPLAKITLGAEQFYDFFRYVEMSTFDIASDAFATFKDLLTRHKILSAEFLEQHYDRFFSEYEKLLHSENYVTKRQSLKLLGELLLDRHNFTIMTKYISKPENLKLMMNLLRDKSRNIQFEAFHVFKVFVANPNKTQPILDILLKNQTKLIEFLSKFQNDRTEDEQFNDEKTYLVKQIRDLKRPSPQEA; this comes from the exons ATGCCGTTCCCCTTTGGCAAGTCCCACAAGTCGCCGGCGGACATCGTCAAGAACCTGAAGGACAACATGACGGTGTTGGAGAAACACGACATCTCTGACAAGAAGGCTGAGAAG GCCACGGAGGAGGTGTCTAAGAGCCTCGTGGCGATGAAGGAGATTCTGTATGGCACCAATGAGAAGGAGCCCCAGACAGAGGCGGTGGCCCAGCTGGCCCAGGAGCTTTACAACAGCGGCCTGCTCAGCACCCTCGTAGCTGACCTGCAGCTCATCGACTTTGAG GGTAAGAAGGATGTGGCTCAGATCTTCAACAACATCTTGAGGCGTCAGATCGGGACGCGGACGCCCACCGTGGAGTATCTCTGTACTCAGCAGAACATCCTCTTTGTGCTGCTCAAAGG GTACGAGTCTCCAGAGATCGCTTTGAACTGTGGCATCATGCTGAGGGAGTGTATCAGGCACGAGCCGCTGGCCAAGATCACGCTGGGGGCCGAGCAGTTCTACGACTTCTTCAGATACGTGGAGATGTCCACCTTCGACATCGCTTCAGACGCATTCGCCACTTTTAAA GACTTGCTAACGAGACACAAGATTCTGAGTGCAGAGTTCCTGGAGCAGCATTACGACAGG ttcTTCAGTGAATATGAGAAGTTACTCCACTCTGAGAACTACGTGACTAAAAGGCAATCCCTCAAG TTGCTGGGAGAGCTTCTTCTCGATCGACACAATTTCACCATCATGACGAAATACATCAGCAAGCCAGAGAACCTCAAGCTAATGATGAACCTTCTTCGGGACAAAAGCCGCAACATCCAGTTTGAGGCCTTCCACGTCttcaag GTGTTTGTGGCCAACCCCAACAAGACACAGCCCATCTTGGACATTCTTCTGAAGAACCAGACCAAACTCATCGAGTTCCTCTCCAAGTTCCAGAACGACAGGACGGAGGACGAACAGTTCAATGATGAAAAGACGTACCTGGTCAAACAGATCAGAGATCTGAAGAGGCCGTCCCCCCAGGAGGCCTGA